The Glycine soja cultivar W05 chromosome 6, ASM419377v2, whole genome shotgun sequence genome has a window encoding:
- the LOC114414602 gene encoding uncharacterized protein LOC114414602 — protein MLKFLSRVKIEFNALDPRTASCMEFLAQCNSRKAKESNPACEVEVKRVREERAPQITVTFVNGVEEVFDATATPAQSIRNLILEKGQHLETEQMFREAGEPWPVVIPDEELSQIAPPTKPRKAEDKKQ, from the exons ATGTTGAAATTCTTGTCGAGAGTGAAAATCGAGTTCAACGCGTTGGACCCGCGAACGGCGTCGTGTATGGAGTTTCTGGCGCAATGCAACTCGCGGAAGGCGAAGGAGTCGAACCCGGCGTGCGAAGTGGAGGTGAAGCGCGTGAGGGAAGAGCGCGCGCCGCAGATAACGGTGACGTTCGTTAACGGCGTTGAGGAAGTGTTCGACGCGACGGCGACGCCGGCTCAGAGCATACGAAACTTGATTCTGGAAAAGGGTCAGCACCTCGAGACGGAGCAGATGTTCCGCGAAGCTGGGGAACCCTGGCCCGTTGTCATCCCCGACGAGGAGCTCTCGCAAATCGCACCCCCTACCAAA CCAAGGAAAGCAGAAGACAAGAAGCAATAG
- the LOC114414600 gene encoding filament-like plant protein 4, with translation MDRRWPWKKKSSEKSVIEKATTALDSSDASNNQDNNKKPNYVQISVESYSHLSDLEDQVKTYEEKVQTLEDEIKEMNEKMSAANSEINTKESMVKQHAKVAEEAVSGWEKAEAEALALKNHLESVTLLKLTAEDRATHLDGALKECMRQIRNLKEEHEHKIQEVALSKTMQLDKIKGELEAKIVNFEQELLRSAAENGTLSRSLQERSNMLIKLSEEKGHAEGEIELLKGNIEACEREINSLKYELHVVSKELEIRNEEKNMSMRSAEAANKQHMEGVKKITKLEAECQRLRGLVRKKLPGPAALAQMKLEVESLGRDFGESRLRKSPVKPATPNLSPLPDFSLENVQKFQKDNEFLTERLLAMEEETKMLKEALAKRNSELQASRSMCAKTLSKLQSLEAQSQNQLKGSPKSIVQLTHERIYNQNSSSAPSLISMSEDGNDDAESCAESWATAIVSGLSQFPREKCNEESNKSEVTNKLELMDDFLEVEKLARLSNDSNVDATISVSSNNKTTDFVADDLSEVCTGKEGLSEKNGNSDQLSNEVSSDALMSAPDSQTDVSGLLLTELRSRILLVFESLAKDADIGKIVDDIKHVLEDSHDTTIHHSVDAHPSDTTCDRKDNPEDAGLNLEKEVISSQQPKEYVQITTDLEAAVSQIHDFVLFLGKEAMTSFHDVSSDGNEMRQKIEEFSVTFNKVLCNNASLLQFVLDLSYVLDKASEFRFNVLGYKGTEAESNSPDCIDKIALPENKLVQDNSSGERYQNGCSHILNPCSNPEVPDDGNLVSGYKADAASQKLSIEEFEELKLEKEKVVIDLSNCTENLEMTKSQLLEAEQLLAEVKSQLASANKSNSLAETQLRCMAESYNSLETRAQDLETELNHLQIKIESLENELQEEKRAHEAAMARSKELEEQLKRIECLAADDDHKTPHERNLTAAAEKLAECQETILLLGKQLNSLRPQTEANDSPYSKINPKDEGFTEDEHTTNGQKFQELGQLEMDSSTSAFVPRLSSESPLHFSNSLFSPSDSESTIPARSPVQHSKSKPKHRPTKSASSSVSSATTPEKHARGFSRFFSPKGKSGH, from the exons ATGGATCGACGGTGGCCTTGGAAGAAAAAATCATCAGAAAAGTCCGTGATTGAGAAAGCAACTACTGCATTGGATTCCTCCGATGCTTCCAACAACCAG GATAACAACAAGAAACCAAACTATGTTCAAATCTCTGTGGAATCCTATTCACATCTGTCTGACTTGGAAGATCAAGTGAAGACATATGAGGAAAAAGTTCAGACACTTGAAGATGAGATCAAGGAAATGAATGAAAAGATGTCTGCAGCAAACTCTGAGATCAATACCAAGGAAAGCATGGTAAAACAACATGCTAAAGTGGCTGAAGAAGCTGTATCAG GCTGGGAAAAGGCTGAAGCTGAAGCTTTGGCATTGAAGAACCATCTAGAATCTGTCACTCTTTTAAAACTCACTGCTGAGGATCGCGCAACGCATTTAGATGGTGCTCTTAAAGAGTGTATGCGACAAATACGAAACCTGAAGGAAGAACATGAGCATAAAATACAGGAAGTTGCTCTCTCAAAAACCATGCAATTAGACAAGATTAAGGGGGAGCTGGAGGCAAAGATAGTGAACTTTGAACAGGAACTTCTTAGGTCTGCTGCTGAAAATGGGACTCTGTCAAGGTCATTGCAGGAACGCTCGAACATGCTAATCAAATTAAGCGAAGAGAAGGGTCATGCCGAGGGTGAAATTGAGCTTCTTAAGGGCAACATAGAAGCATGTGAAAGGGAAATTAATTCACTTAAATATGAACTTCATGTTGTTTCTAAAGAGCTTGAAATTcgcaatgaagaaaaaaatatgagtaTGAGGTCTGCTGAAGCTGCTAACAAGCAGCATATGGagggtgtaaaaaaaattaccaagtTAGAGGCTGAGTGCCAAAGATTACGTGGTCTTGTGAGGAAAAAGTTACCTGGTCCTGCTGCACTTGCACAGATGAAGCTAGAAGTCGAAAGCCTTGGCCGAGATTTTGGAGAAAGTCGATTAAGGAAGTCCCCTGTGAAGCCTGCTACCCCTAATTTGTCTCCATTACCTGATTTCTCCCTGGAGAATGTACAGAAATTCCAGAAGGACAATGAATTTCTTACGGAGCGTTTATTAGCAATGGAAGAAGAAACGAAGATGCTGAAAGAAGCTTTGGCTAAACGTAACAGTGAGTTGCAGGCCTCAAGGAGTATGTGTGCTAAAACACTGAGCAAACTTCAAAGTTTGGAAGCACAATCTCAGAACCAGCTGAAAGGATCTCCAAAATCCATCGTCCAGTTAACTCACGaacgtatttataatcaaaattcAAGCAGTGCACCAAGTTTGATCTCCATGTCTGAAGATGGAAATGACGATGCAGAAAGTTGTGCTGAATCTTGGGCAACAGCAATAGTCTCTGGGCTATCCCAATTTCCTAGAGAAAAGTGCAATGAGGAATCAAATAAATCTGAAGTCACTAACAAGTTGGAACTAATGGATGACTTTCTGGAGGTGGAGAAGTTGGCTCGTTTGTCAAATGATTCCAATGTAGATGCCACTATTTCAGTTTCTTCAAACAATAAGACAACTGACTTTGTGGCTGATGATTTATCAGAAGTCTGTACTGGCAAAGAAGGTCTGTCTGAAAAAAATGGCAATTCAGATCAATTGTCAAATGAAGTGTCTTCTGATGCTTTGATGTCAGCACCAGATTCTCAAACTGACGTTAGTGGCTTGTTATTAACAGAACTTAGATCAAGAATATTACTGGTTTTTGAGTCCTTAGCTAAGGATGCTGACATAGGGAAGATTGTGGATGATATTAAACATGTGCTTGAAGATTCACATGACACTACCATCCACCACTCTGTGGATGCCCATCCTTCTGACACTACATGTGATAGGAAGGATAATCCTGAAGATGCTGGCTTAAATCTTGAAAAGGAAGTAATTTCATCCCAGCAACCCAAAGAATATGTGCAGATAACTACAGATTTGGAAGCTGCAGTTTCTCAGATTCATGACTTTGTATTGTTCCTTGGCAAGGAAGCAATGACATCATTTCATGATGTATCTTCTGATGGAAATGAAATGAGGCAAAAGATTGAGGAATTCTCCGTCACCTTTAATAAAGtgttatgcaacaatgcaagtTTGCTACAGTTTGTTCTTGACCTGTCCTATGTTCTAGATAAAGCAAGTGAGTTCAGATTTAATGTCCTTGGCTACAAGGGCACCGAAGCTGAAAGTAACAGTCCAGATTGCATAGATAAGATTGCTTTGCCCGAAAATAAGTTAGTACAAGACAATTCATCTGGAGAAAGATATCAAAATGGTTGTTCCCATATTCTTAATCCATGTTCTAATCCTGAGGTTCCTGATGATGGAAATTTGGTCTCAGGTTATAAAGCAGATGCTGCATCACAGAAACTGTCAATAGAggagtttgaagaattgaaACTAGAGAAAGAGAAAGTAGTGATTGATCTGTCAAATTGTACTGAGAATCTTGAAATGACAAAGTCTCAATTGCTAGAGGCAGAGCAACTTCTAGCTGAAGTTAAATCACAATTGGCTTCTGCTAATAAATCAAACAGCTTGGCTGAGACACAGCTAAGGTGTATGGCAGAATCGTACAACTCACTTGAAACACGTGCCCAGGACTTGGAAACTGAGCTGAACCATCTGCAAATCAAGATAGAATCTCTGGAGAATGAACTTCAAGAGGAAAAGAGGGCTCATGAAGCTGCTATGGCCAGGAGCAAGGAGCTAGAAGAGCAGTTAAAAAG GATTGAGTGCTTGGCAGCTGATGATGACCACAAGACTCCGCAT GAGAGAAATTTGACAGCTGCTGCTGAAAAGCTAGCCGAGTGTCAAGAAACCATACTTCTTCTGGGCAAGCAGTTAAATTCTTTACGTCCACAAACTGAGGCAAATGACTCACCGTACAGTAAGATAAATCCAAAAGATGAAGGATTCACAGAAGATGAACATACTACTAATGGCCAAAAGTTTCAAGAATTAGGCCAGTTGGAGATGGACAGTTCTACTTCTGCTTTTGTGCCAAGATTGAGTTCGGAGTCCCCCTTGCATTTTTCCAACAGTTTATTTAGCCCTTCGGACAGCGAGTCCACCATTCCAGCCAGATCCCCAGTACAGCATTCTAAATCAAAACCAAAACACAGGCCTACCAAGTCAGCCTCTTCTTCAGTTTCTTCCGCCACCACACCTGAGAAACATGCACGGGGATTTAGTAGATTCTTTTCACCTAAAGGAAAGTCTGGTCATTGA
- the LOC114414601 gene encoding auxin-induced protein X15-like — MSLGKFNIVRLRQMLRRWRSKAHRIPSDVPAGHVAVCVGTNSRRFVVRATYLNHPVFKKLLVEAEEEYGFSNHGLLAIPCDEALFEQLLRFISRSDCHLALRNNLHFYLQSLPLLH, encoded by the coding sequence ATGTCTCTTGGAAAGTTCAACATCGTCAGGCTCCGCCAAATGCTGCGGCGGTGGCGTAGCAAGGCCCACCGAATACCGTCCGATGTTCCAGCGGGACATGTGGCGGTGTGCGTGGGCACCAACTCGAGGAGATTTGTGGTGCGCGCGACGTACCTGAACCACCCCGTGTTCAAGAAGCTACTGGTTGAGGCGGAGGAAGAGTACGGGTTCTCCAACCACGGCCTTCTCGCCATTCCCTGCGACGAAGCGCTATTCGAACAACTACTACGCTTCATTTCACGCTCCGACTGCCACCTCGCCCTTAGAAACAACCTCCACTTCTACCTTCAATCCCTACCACTACTCCACTGA